A single genomic interval of Schistocerca americana isolate TAMUIC-IGC-003095 chromosome 2, iqSchAmer2.1, whole genome shotgun sequence harbors:
- the LOC124594727 gene encoding cyclic pyranopterin monophosphate synthase-like has product MVDVGSKLVTERTAAARAKVFVGPELMKLVRENGLKKGDVLSVARLAGIVGSKQTSSLIPLCHNISLSSVAVDIELDSALNCVIVTGTAKCRGQTGVEMEALTAVSVSALTVYDMCKAVSHDIVISEIMLLAKSGGTRGDFHRT; this is encoded by the coding sequence atggtcgacgtgggttcgaagctggtgacagaacggactgctgcagcacgagcaaaggtttttgtgggacccgaactgatgaaactcgtacgagaaaatggcctgaagaaaggtgacgtacttagcgttgctcgcctagcgggaattgtggggtccaagcagacgtccagccttatccctctgtgtcataacatatctttatcctctgtggctgtggacattgaactggactctgctctcaactgtgtgattgtaactggcacggcaaagtgtagagggcagacgggtgtggagatggaagctctcactgctgtatcggtgtctgccttaacagtgtacgatatgtgcaaagctgtgagtcatgacattgtgatatctgaaataatgcttctggccaaaagtgggggaactagaggagacttccaccggacatga